A window from Zingiber officinale cultivar Zhangliang chromosome 7A, Zo_v1.1, whole genome shotgun sequence encodes these proteins:
- the LOC122001446 gene encoding formin-like protein 11, protein MVLASKFLCILVVVAAAFLFLYYTLFGISPWDVPDESRALQRFDGGAREVGEIRMSSGEDNAGDDMAARMLTRLRFLLGVKITRRARETHSPAPAPSFFAGKPPQFHFSRPHRHPASPVHRHIAPEQSLEYGSGNGAKKRHKRVVVIVAVLVGAAGVVVLSGTAIFLLCKSSRRRNSKKRSERLVSISRRRPILRAPSGRADNVSFDPTSDQFYLNSLAKYLENDFNMKDAAPGEAIPNCQSPKNGHQDDDDDSFHSVSSQPLNHSALSSLEENFSPVSSYKSTSPVRNPTSRTLVTPQKVSTPTQSFLSSSSQSFSGRRFQAPSSLSLEDNVSPLMAEIASSCPFSMEVNVSPIMAERAASSYFSMEDNASPIMTERASSSTARSTSDSNEAVVFSPMLGISNGHSSKKPPPPPPPPPPIRPILLPRSSSARPPPPPAPPCPMLLSKPVGNDGTPLPKLKPLHWDKVRAAPDRLMVWDKIRSSSFEFDEKMIESLFGYNLQSSAKKPEEGKSKTPSPGKHVLEHKRLQNVTILMKALNSTAEQVCNALMIGEGLTAQQLEALVKMAPTQEEEEELSKFDGNLDELDPSEKFLKTMLRIPFAFPRSEVMLFKETFEDEVAHLRSSFAMIKEACKEFRSSRIFFRLLEAVLKTGNRMNVGTIRGGARAFKLDALLKLADVKGTDGKTTLLHFVVQEIVRLEGLNVNGMEINNTKCKLKTAEERDDDYKGTCLKLVSGLSTELTNVKKTATIDLDVLVTSVTNLSIGLCQLKHLVEKDKIVSERSKKFVLAMKLFLSDAERIIEELKGDEKQVLLQVRGITEYYHGDVSKDESNPLRIFVIVRDFLCMLDRVCKDVGSSRIRHGPIQLLPFDRRS, encoded by the exons ATGGTGTTAGCTTCCAAATTCCTCTGTATTCTCGTCGTCgtcgccgccgccttcctcttcttGTATTATACCCTGTTCGGAATCTCTCCGTGGGATGTTCCAGATGAGAGCAGAGCTCTGCAGCGGTTCGACGGTGGAGCTCGGGAAGTCGGAGAAATCCGTATGTCGTCGGGGGAAGACAATGCCGGCGACGACATGGCCGCCCGGATGCTCACGAGGCTCAGGTTCCTCCTTGGCGTCAAGATTACCAGGCGTGCGAGGGAGACGCACTCCCCTGCGCCAGCTCCTTCATTCTTCGCCGGGAAACCACCTCAGTTTCACTTCTCCAGGCCCCATCGCCACCCGGCGTCGCCGGTGCACCGCCACATTGCTCCGGAGCAGAGTCTGGAGTACGGGAGTGGCAATGGAGCaaagaagaggcacaaaagaGTTGTAGTGATCGTAGCAGTGCTCGTTGGTGCCGCCGGAGTAGTCGTCCTCTCGGGCACTGCCATCTTTCTACTCTGCAAGAGTTCAAGAAGAAGGAACTCCAAGAAAAGGTCCGAAAGGCTGGTGTCGATCTCTCGCCGGAGACCCATCCTTCGCGCTCCCTCCGGCAGAGCCGACAACGTGAGCTTTGACCCCACCTCCGACCAGTTCTATCTAAATTCTTTAGCCAAATATCTGGAGAATGACTTCAATATGAAGGATGCCGCACCGGGGGAGGCCATTCCTAATTGCCAATCACCAAAAAATGGGCATCAGGATGACGACGACGATTCCTTCCACTCAGTTTCTTCTCAGCCATTGAATCACTCAGCTCTGAGTTCATTGGAGGAGAACTTTTCTCCGGTGAGTTCCTACAAGTCCACTTCACCGGTTCGGAATCCAACTTCAAGAACCTTGGTGACTCCGCAGAAGGTCTCGACTCCAACTCaatccttcctctcttcttcctcacaaAGTTTCAGCGGAAGGAGATTTCAAGCACCTTCTTCACTTTCCCTGGAGGATAATGTTTCTCCATTAATGGCAGAGATAGCATCTTCTTGTCCCTTTTCCATGGAGGTTAATGTTTCTCCAATAATGGCAGAGAGAGCAGCTTCTTCTTACTTTTCCATGGAGGATAATGCTTCTCCAATAATGACAGAGAGAGCGTCTTCTTCTACCGCAAGGAGTACAAGCGATAGCAATGAAGCAGTGGTCTTTTCTCCAATGTTAGGTATCAGTAACGGCCATAGTTCCAAAAAACCACCTCCACCGCCGCCTCCACCTCCGCCTATTAGGCCAATTCTGTTGCCCAGGAGCAGCTCAGCTCGTCCTCCACCACCACCAGCGCCACCATGTCCAATGCTGCTATCTAAACCAGTAGGCAACGATGGCACTCCACTTCCCAAGTTGAAGCCTCTTCACTGGGACAAAGTCAGAGCAGCGCCTGATCGTTTGATGGTATGGGACAAGATAAGATCGAGCTCATTTGA ATTCGACGAGAAAATGATCGAGTCTCTTTTCGGGTACAATTTACAAAGTTCAGCGAAGAAGCCCGAGGAAGGGAAGAGCAAGACACCTTCTCCTGGAAAGCATGTCTTGGAGCACAAGAGGCTACAGAACGTCACCATACTGATGAAGGCCTTGAATTCTACTGCTGAGCAAGTTTGCAATGCTTTGATGATAG GTGAAGGACTGACTGCGCAACAGTTGGAAGCATTGGTGAAGATGGCACCAacacaggaagaagaagaagagctctccaaGTTTGATGGCAACCTTGACGAGTTAGACCCTTCGGAGAAGTTTCTTAAGACAATGCTTCGCATACCCTTTGCATTCCCAAGAAGTGAAGTCATGCTGTTCAAAGAAACATTCGAGGATGAAGTAGCTCATCTTCGAAGCTCTTTTGCAATGATCAAA GAAGCTTGCAAAGAGTTCAGATCCAGTAGGATTTTCTTCAGGTTGTTGGAAGCTGTGCTTAAAACCGGAAACAGGATGAATGTTGGAACCATTAGAGGCGGTGCAAGAGCTTTCAAACTCGATGCTCTCTTGAAACTAGCAGACGTGAAAGGAACTGATGGAAAAACTACCTTGCTACATTTTGTTGTGCAGGAAATAGTTCGATTAGAAGGTCTAAATGTGAACGGAATGGAGATCAATAACACCAAGTGTAAGCTAAAGACAGCTGAAGAAAGAGATGATGACTACAAGGGAACTTGTCTAAAGCTTGTTTCAGGACTAAGCACTGAACTCACTAATGTTAAGAAGACAGCAACTATTGACTTGGATGTCTTGGTGACCTCTGTCACAAATCTTTCAATCGGATTGTGCCAATTGAAGCATTTAGTAGAGAAAGACAAGATTGTCAGTGAAAGAAGTAAGAAATTTGTGCTTGCTATGAAGTTATTTCTGAGTGATGCCGAAAGGATAATAGAAGAGCTGAAAGGTGATGAGAAGCAAGTGTTGCTTCAAGTGAGAGGCATCACAGAGTACTATCATGGAGATGTGAGCAAGGATGAATCGAACCCACTAAGAATTTTTGTAATTGTGAGGGACTTCCTTTGCATGCTAGATAGAGTGTGCAAAGATGTGGGCAGCTCAAGAATTCGACATGGTCCTATTCAGTTGCTGCCATTTGATAGGAGGAGCTGA